GCAATTTGTGACAGCGGTCTTGGAAAAATACGGGCTTAAAGCCGACGGTATATACACCCGCCGCGACACGGGCATTCATAAGCGCGACGGCGCTTTGTTTTTATACGCCTTTTCGGATGCGGGCTTTGAGCCGCGCGAATGCGCCGTTATAGAGGATTATCCTTATTATATAATCGCCATAAAAGACTTGGGCTGTAAAATTGTCGGAATGTATGATTCCCAATCCGAAGACGAAATTAACCTTTTGTATGATATCTCTGATATCTTTATAAGGGATTTTCGGGAACTGATTTTTTAGATCTTTGGTATTTTTTCTTAGTGGCAAGCCCGCCTCTTATATGCCGTTCGGATAGGTTGATATCCAAAATTTTGCGCGCTTGTTCAAACAACTCGTAATCAATTTCGGGCAGCCTTTCGGTTATGTCTTTGTGGACGGTGGATTTGCTTATATTGAAAACTTTGGCGGCTTGTCTGACGGTCTGTTTGTTTTCCACAAAATAATATCCCAAATCTATTGCTCTTTTTATTATATAATCTCTCATATTCCCCCGGCCAAAAACGGCCAATAAAAATCTATTGTATATAAATTTATTTCGCAAAATGCGATATTATGCGTCAAAAATCGTTAAGAATATTTTTTGCGCCCAAATTTTAAATATAAAGCGATAAAAAGTATAAGACAAAATATTGATTAAACGATTTTATTAAATAGTAACAACAAAATCATCCCACAAATCTTGGACTTTTTTGATATCCTCAAAGGTCTCGCAGGCGATTTGCTTGGTTTTTCGGGCGCTAAGCCCGCAATCAATATGGTGATAAATAAAAAAGTCAATAATTATTTCGTCCAAACTTGGCTGGTTTTGTTCCAAAATGCGCGACCAATCAGCGTCGTATTTGCGCCTTTGGCTAAACATTGCGCAAAGGGCGGTTTTGTTAAAATTGACCAAAGGATTAACAAAGCCGATGCCGCAGCTTTTATGCCGTATGAAGTCCGTTCTGTCCATTCCGCTTAAGACTAAGGAGTTGTTCTTTTGCGCCCAATCCAAAACATAGGCATTTGCTATGTTTTGGCTTTCTTTGCTGGTTTCTTGTATATCAAAGCCCGAGTTTTTAATAATCAAATCTTGGTCTTGGAGGCCGTCCAAAAGCAATGTAAACGAGGACGGCGCTACGCTATA
This Clostridiales bacterium DNA region includes the following protein-coding sequences:
- the spoIIID gene encoding sporulation transcriptional regulator SpoIIID, yielding MRDYIIKRAIDLGYYFVENKQTVRQAAKVFNISKSTVHKDITERLPEIDYELFEQARKILDINLSERHIRGGLATKKKYQRSKKSVPENPL